A window from Rhodothermus sp. encodes these proteins:
- a CDS encoding lysophospholipid acyltransferase family protein, with amino-acid sequence MAAEEIRETSPVAPLLGPAPVEAPVEGAPPVTLWTRLHFFWFVLVGIFSTLLIAPCQVFTHRLRPTAANFKKWARRWAGLILKACGWRVVCQDRARLPEGQPCLFVSNHQCALDILVLAYALPYPFGFVAKAELERVPVMGWAMRHSASLFIDRNNPRRSLKSLQLAGERIRQGHPVLLFPEGTRGYRPELRPFKKGAFLLAVEAGVPLVPVVICDSYRRLDERRRVSRPGTVRIVIGEPIPTEGLRRRHLPTLMDTVQARMQALLRAAGNPD; translated from the coding sequence ATGGCTGCCGAAGAGATCCGGGAAACATCCCCTGTGGCTCCGTTGCTGGGGCCGGCACCGGTTGAAGCTCCCGTTGAGGGGGCGCCACCCGTAACGCTGTGGACCCGACTGCATTTCTTCTGGTTCGTCCTCGTAGGTATTTTTAGCACGTTGCTTATTGCGCCTTGCCAAGTGTTCACCCATCGGTTGCGTCCGACGGCCGCCAACTTTAAAAAGTGGGCCCGACGTTGGGCAGGGCTCATCTTGAAAGCCTGCGGCTGGCGTGTGGTTTGTCAAGACCGGGCTCGCCTGCCGGAAGGACAGCCCTGCCTGTTTGTGTCCAATCACCAGTGTGCCCTGGATATTCTGGTACTGGCCTATGCCTTGCCGTATCCTTTTGGATTTGTGGCCAAGGCAGAGCTTGAGCGCGTGCCGGTGATGGGGTGGGCTATGCGCCATTCTGCTTCGCTGTTTATTGATCGAAACAATCCACGGCGGTCGCTCAAAAGCCTGCAACTGGCCGGTGAACGCATTCGGCAGGGACATCCTGTGCTACTCTTCCCGGAAGGCACACGCGGCTATCGGCCCGAGCTGCGGCCTTTCAAGAAAGGGGCCTTTCTGCTGGCGGTGGAGGCCGGGGTGCCTCTGGTGCCGGTCGTTATCTGCGATAGCTACCGGCGGCTGGACGAGCGCCGCAGGGTATCCCGTCCGGGAACGGTTCGCATAGTGATCGGTGAGCCGATCCCGACGGAAGGTCTTCGACGGCGCCATCTACCCACGCTGATGGATACGGTGCAGGCTCGTATGCAGGCATTGCTTCGCGCAGCCGGGAACCCTGACTAA
- a CDS encoding sugar phosphate isomerase/epimerase family protein, whose amino-acid sequence MIPVLLTDTVTLNLERALYLTLLWGLEGVELRTIGGPADRVPFVNEEKLRRRLLEHELPAVAIVPGMFEGSVRDRRTWLNEIAAFDEVLSFCRRIDCSCVVVSAFAAEQAEVPVEEAARALRMAGDKAADYGVRVAVLNEPEGAFPTGRALATLLKAVDHPAVGAAWNPGAALQAGENPAEGLQALPARIWLVRCSDWRIDPDRGVWEPAPLGEGAVHWHTQLQMLRTRGFDGPLSLEVHAEPRTKRGLHDATRLLQLLRQIRKASEAIAQS is encoded by the coding sequence ATGATTCCGGTACTCCTGACCGATACGGTAACGCTAAATCTGGAGCGTGCGCTTTATCTGACGTTGCTCTGGGGGTTGGAAGGGGTAGAGTTGCGCACGATCGGGGGACCTGCAGACCGCGTGCCCTTTGTCAATGAAGAAAAACTGCGCCGTCGTCTGCTGGAGCACGAGCTACCGGCTGTAGCCATTGTGCCCGGTATGTTTGAAGGATCGGTGCGCGACCGACGTACCTGGCTGAACGAAATCGCGGCGTTTGACGAAGTATTGAGCTTTTGTCGGCGGATTGACTGTTCCTGTGTGGTGGTGTCGGCTTTTGCGGCTGAGCAGGCGGAGGTGCCAGTCGAGGAAGCCGCCCGCGCGCTTCGGATGGCCGGCGACAAGGCCGCCGACTACGGAGTGCGTGTGGCCGTACTGAACGAACCCGAGGGTGCTTTCCCAACGGGTCGGGCACTGGCGACGTTACTGAAAGCTGTCGATCACCCGGCTGTAGGGGCTGCCTGGAATCCTGGCGCTGCGCTACAGGCCGGTGAAAACCCGGCAGAGGGCTTGCAGGCGTTGCCAGCGCGGATCTGGCTGGTGCGTTGCAGCGACTGGCGCATCGACCCGGACCGAGGCGTCTGGGAGCCGGCACCCCTTGGCGAAGGCGCTGTGCACTGGCATACGCAACTTCAGATGTTGCGCACCCGGGGATTTGATGGACCGCTGAGCCTTGAAGTGCACGCCGAACCACGGACGAAGCGCGGCCTGCACGACGCTACGCGCCTGCTCCAGTTGCTTCGCCAGATACGAAAAGCGTCCGAGGCAATCGCCCAATCATAG
- a CDS encoding type II and III secretion system protein, with translation METKTWIATVLGLLLIGILLAWPSQAQDRPPQRVMRTYVPPDQLVSFLPTTPLNQFFELLNPIFQRVTGKQLVDPEERTDPIGIAISGMHFFDAFELVLQTKGLTYRETDRFFIIEKAPEQPEVVLGPRRITEGTETEQTDALLPATADTREIQINAILFSVNLTKARDIGINWDQFFGLNVGAAAGQGAGGGVGGVGGVAGQDNVQFYLKTDELFDPLQPLIEAPERINFRQLTNFLRFLETEGIGETIASPQITVQSGEQGRIQIGSDVPIQTRDFAGNTITQFVSTGIIIDVTPTLIVAPTADTAGAPLIEFVHLDVLVENSSATPSPSGPIIERNTADTQVLLLDGEQTIIGGLYSTRESIARKGIPLLKDLPWWFFGLRYIFGRTQRTITQTELLIVLQVRILDPLTARARRPLERNLLERSRRELRERLERFGQHTMRQMYMPRN, from the coding sequence ATGGAGACAAAAACCTGGATTGCCACAGTGCTGGGGCTACTGTTGATCGGCATATTACTGGCCTGGCCCAGCCAGGCACAGGATCGGCCTCCGCAGCGGGTCATGCGCACCTACGTGCCGCCCGATCAACTGGTGTCGTTTCTGCCAACCACGCCCCTGAATCAGTTCTTCGAGCTACTCAACCCGATCTTTCAGCGGGTAACCGGCAAACAGCTTGTGGATCCGGAAGAGCGCACCGATCCGATCGGGATCGCCATCTCAGGTATGCATTTCTTCGATGCCTTTGAGCTGGTACTGCAGACCAAGGGATTGACCTACCGGGAGACCGACAGGTTTTTCATTATTGAAAAAGCACCGGAGCAGCCTGAGGTGGTGCTGGGACCGCGTCGGATTACCGAAGGTACTGAAACGGAGCAGACCGATGCCCTTTTGCCGGCTACTGCCGATACACGCGAAATCCAGATCAATGCCATTCTATTCAGTGTCAACCTGACCAAAGCACGTGATATCGGGATCAACTGGGATCAGTTCTTTGGCCTCAATGTGGGAGCGGCGGCTGGTCAGGGAGCAGGGGGAGGTGTCGGAGGAGTGGGAGGCGTAGCGGGTCAGGATAATGTCCAGTTTTATTTGAAAACCGACGAATTATTTGATCCATTGCAGCCCCTTATTGAAGCGCCTGAGCGCATCAACTTCCGCCAGTTGACCAATTTCTTGCGCTTTCTGGAAACCGAAGGAATAGGTGAAACGATCGCCAGTCCGCAGATTACGGTACAGAGTGGGGAGCAGGGACGTATTCAGATCGGCTCAGATGTGCCCATCCAGACCCGCGACTTTGCAGGTAATACCATTACCCAGTTTGTGTCGACTGGAATCATTATCGACGTGACGCCCACGCTTATTGTTGCCCCGACAGCCGATACGGCCGGTGCCCCTCTTATTGAGTTTGTGCACCTGGACGTTCTGGTTGAAAACTCCAGTGCGACGCCTTCGCCTTCCGGTCCGATTATCGAACGGAATACTGCTGATACCCAGGTACTTTTACTTGATGGCGAGCAGACGATTATCGGAGGGCTTTATTCAACACGAGAATCCATTGCACGCAAAGGCATTCCGTTGTTGAAAGATCTGCCCTGGTGGTTCTTTGGTCTGCGGTATATTTTTGGACGTACGCAACGCACGATTACGCAGACTGAACTGCTGATTGTGCTTCAGGTAAGGATTCTGGATCCGCTGACAGCGCGGGCACGCCGGCCCCTGGAACGTAATCTGCTGGAGCGTAGTCGGCGTGAACTCCGGGAACGGTTGGAACGGTTTGGTCAACACACGATGCGTCAGATGTACATGCCGCGGAACTGA